The Megalopta genalis isolate 19385.01 chromosome 9, iyMegGena1_principal, whole genome shotgun sequence genome includes a window with the following:
- the LOC117217332 gene encoding uncharacterized protein LOC117217332 encodes MDPRSNKPHDFVSTSRNLTEAIIKERLLQMKWLDTYEWLLDEYGKLEKEMSKLCEQKHAIIDTEKFVWEEGKTCLPFPVTTSAEYGWLASKTKFRLEKYGPYVPEFPDPLKDIIRLPGGMPRLAPGKGFIW; translated from the exons ATGGATCCACGCTCGAATAAACCGCACGACTTCGTCTCCACTTCAAGGAACTTAACCGAGGCGATAATTAAAGAAAGGCTGTTGCAAATGAAATGGTTGGATACGTACGAATGGTTGTTGGACGAATATGG GAAATTGGAGAAAGAAATGTCGAAACTGTGCGAACAGAAGCACGCGATCATCGATACCGAAAAATTTGTTTGGGAAGAAGGGAAAACGTGCTTGCCGTTTCCGGTGACCACGAGCGCCGAG TACGGTTGGCTCGCATCGAAAACAAAATTCCGCCTCGAAAAGTACGGGCCGTACGTGCCGGAATTTCCTGATCCCCTTAAAGATATAATACGTTTGCCTGGTGGTATGCCACGTCTCGCGCCTGGTAAAGGATTCATTTGGTAG